One genomic window of Coregonus clupeaformis isolate EN_2021a chromosome 12, ASM2061545v1, whole genome shotgun sequence includes the following:
- the LOC121578143 gene encoding uncharacterized protein LOC121578143, translating into MFRHMNREEQFSGVQTHPSTPPGHGVASLQQPNQERSWMGMFSVVSRPALSFLQKYIPWRPRTPALPDNVTGLVSGDFKQNFVEAESSFLGQLDDVLSGTQHRAHHLSYLQYQHGSPGLTASDNRTPSWLTADSLCELGIQNAAEMDLNIRQQTPVGYLAIARGFLSNVLLNAASAQEMKRTEQGHVLSGDSWSSDAVSARENSTAGNWWGGLWGTGSAQGWLSKLSWSKECTGANNQNSNGHCFQPECGTKATVTKPTWLLVQCEDCESTGPSCHKEEPTDNGILQTATWPEALPCPDSLSLDHQETVSISDNLVSVGAVTACSEVAVLTPDQDNGYSSLEEEHSTSRLYMLRPHIEELQGITEMKEETITPDTPTQGRSEESGPEREASKQREGGETAASGGMELEEEEVEDSDISDSEEEETAAEDPSVSAAALPPSTPQCSNKAIAYIMGSPFSDDSQSDDSFSEEDDDGFDSEGSSDFSNSEVLDDDDEEEDDSETERLWNSLCQSRDPYNPRNFTALLNTTPRTTPSTSTATTDCSPHTSPPEQPPSPLSFSSPSPAEGFDSESSSSEVDEAESLRLWDSFSNTSDPYSPFNFQALLRTREPAGTGEKAGTGARCKRSSKTTPRHGQGQGQSHSPPQYRKEEAEERLDSGFSETLPTPEITTTGCVTVKKVGFRDEVDEFYASEDDEDRRGPWEELARDRCRFLRRVQEVEESIGYIFSPTFRLTVYQRLQHHS; encoded by the exons ATGTTTAGACACATGAATCGCGAGGAACAATTTTCTGGTGTGCAGACGCATCCATCCACTCCCCCCGGGCATGGAGTGGCCTCTCTCCAGCAACCAAACCAGGAGCGCTCGTGGATGGGCATGTTCTCCGTGGTTTCTAGGCCTGCCCTTTCATTTCTGCAAAAATATATACCATGGCGCCCTAGGACTCCTGCCCTGCCTGACAATGTGACAGGGTTGGTCAGTGGGGATTTCAAACAAAACTTTGTAGAGGCAGAAAGTTCATTTTTAGGACAACTTGACGATGTCTTGTCTGGAACGCAACACCGTGCGCACCACCTATCGTACCTGCAATACCAGCATGGTAGCCCTGGGCTAACAGCGTCAGATAATAGGACTCCGAGTTGGTTGACAGCAGATTCTCTTTGCGAGTTAGGGATTCAAAATGCTGCTGAAATGGACTTAAATATAAGGCAACAAACTCCGGTAGGATACCTCGCAATCGCGAGAGGTTTTCTCAGTAATGTTTTGTTGAACGCAGCGTCGGCTCAGGAAATGAAACGCACCGAGCAAGGGCATGTCCTCAGCGGGGACAGTTGGTCATCAGACGCGGTGTCAGCCAGAGAAAATAGTACCGCTGGTAACTGGTGGGGTGGACTTTGGGGAACCGGTAGCGCTCAAGGGTGGCTGTCAAAATTGTCGTGGAGCAAAGAGTGCACTGGGGCAAACAATCAAAACAGCAACGGCCATTGTTTTCAACCGGAGTGTGGTACAAAGGCTACCGTTACCAAGCCAACATGGCTGTTGGTACAGTGCGAAGATTGCGAAAGCACTGGACCCTCCTGCCACAAAGAGGAGCCAACGGACAATGGAATCCTTCAGACGGCCACCTGGCcagaagctctcccttgccctgaCAGTCTCTCATTAGATCACCAGGAAACAGTCAGTATCAGTGATAATCTTGTCAGTGTTGGAGCTGTCACTGCCTGCAGTGAGGTGGCAGTTCTGACCCCTGACCAGGATAATGGCTATTCCAGTCTGGAAGAAGAACACTCCACCTCCAGACTGTACATGTTGAGGCCTCACATTGAAGAGCTACAGGGGATCACAGAGATGAAGGAAGAGACCATCACGCCTGACACACCAACACAGGGGAGATCTGAAGAGAGCGGGCCAGAGAGGGAGGCATCCAAGCAGAGAGAAGGTGGTGAGACTGCTGCCAGTGGAGGGATGGAATTAGAGGAGGAAGAAGTTGAGGACTCCGACATCTCAGACTCCGAGGAAGAGGAAACGGCGGCTGAGGATCCATCAGTGTCTGCCGCCGCTctgcccccctccaccccccagtGCAGTAACAAGGCCATCGCCTACATCATGGGCAGCCCCTTCAGCGACGACAGCCAATCAGACGACTCATTCAGCGAGGAGGATGACGATGGTTTCGACAGTGAGGGCTCGTCAGACTTCTCAAATTCCGAGGTgttggatgatgatgatgaagaggaggatgactctgagactgagagacttTGGAACTCACTGTGCCAAAGCAGGGACCCCTACAACCCCCGAAACTTCACCGCCCTCCTCAACACCACCCCCAGGACCACCCCCTCCACCTCTACAGCCACCACAGACTGCTCCCCTCACACCTCACCCCCAGAGcaacccccctctcccctctctttttcttccccctctcctgCGGAGGGGTTTGACTCTGAGTCCAGCAGCAGTGAGGTGGATGAGGCTGAGAGCCTGAGGCTGTGGGACTCCTTCAGCAACACCTCAGACCCCTACAGCCCCTTCAACTTTCAGGCCCTGCTCAGGACTAGAGAGCCAGCCGGGACCGGGGAAAAAGCAGGGACAGGGGCGCGCTGTAAGAGGAGCAGCAAGACAACCCCCCGTCATGGACAGGGCCAGGGACAGAGCCACTCACCCCCCCAGTACAGgaaggaggaggcagaggagagactAGACAGTGGCTTCTCAGAGACCCTTCCCACCCCAGAGATCACCACCACAGGCTGCGTCACAGTCAAAAAG GTGGGTTTCCGTGACGAGGTGGATGAGTTCTACGCCAGCGAGGACGATGAGGACCGGCGTGGGCCATGGGAGGAGCTAGCCAGAGACCGCTGTCGCTTCCTCCGCCGTGttcaggaggtggaggagagcaTTGGCTACATCTTCAGCCCCACCTTCCGCCTCACAGTCTACCAGAGACTACAGCACCACAGCTga